TTGCAAATGCAACCGTTTGATTTGCCATTGTATTATCTGGTAGAATACTTCTTGGAATTGTATGTTCAACATCAATTTCATTGGAAAACAATTGTGCTATTGAAATCATTTTACCAGTATACATACACTGCCCTTTTTGTTCCATCCAAAGCTCATATCGTTTTACATCTTCTTTTTCTTTTAATATCCTTATTCTATTTTCGTTCTTTACGATATTTTTATTTTCATCTTCAGTTTCTTCAAAAATTTGTTCCGACCACAATTCGAAAATCGCAATATTATCTTCAACATTTAAAGATTGATTTTCCTCTGATTTGTATTGTTGCAAAAAACGTCGTATTTTCTCTCTGTTATCTGCTCTTTCCTTTTGATACTTTTCAATGGCAATTCGCTTATTATTATCATTCAACTCTCTAGCTAACTCAATCACTACTTCAGTATCTTGGTCTATATCGCCATTAATAATTAACTTATTCAAGAGTTTTCTTACAACGCTCATCGATTTGTTGAACATTGCGTTTTTAATACTATCAATAAGAGGAATTGGAAGAATTTCTATATTGGTATTTTTATCCTTAGGAAGAAACTTTTCTCCAGTTTTGAAATTGGTTACCAAATTTCTGTTGTATAAATTTTCTCTGTTGGAATGATGATACAATTCTCCATTTAGATTAATTCCTTTGTCGGAAAGAAATGTTTTGAATATTTCAGTTATTGTAGGTACTTTCCTATACGCTCGTTTTGAATCGAAAAAATATTCTTGATATTCAAGACCAACATTCCGTATCAGATTATCTTTATCATCAAATTTCTCCCAAGTTTTCTCCCCAAAATGAGCAATACAGGCTTCATTTATACTTTTAACATCATCATCTTTTAATAGATATGAAGAATCTTTATAAGCGAAGGTAGAATCTTCGTTACCATCAATCATTGCTCTAGTTTGCCCTTTATGTTTATCTACTAAATTATTGGCAATGGTTGCAATAAGTTGTTTTCTTTTGTATTCTTTATTCGTATCAGACAAGCAATCCAATATTGTATTTCGAGAAGCTTCCCAATCTGTTTTCAATAATTCAGGAATTTTCGCAAGTACAACTGCTTCATTGTAAAGAAAACCTTCTTTCAAAAACGGAATAACTTTATTAATAGCTTTTATACTCAAATCTGCATAACCTTGTAGAAATTTTCTTTTTAATTCAACTAGTGGTGAGATTTCGTAATGTTCGTCCTTTCGTTTTCTTTTAACATTTTCTAATTGTAATTTTTCAATTGCAAATGTTGCTAAGTACTGTTCATTCGAACCAAATACTATATGCCATAAATCATAGATGGAATATCCTTTAATTACTTTTGGTGCTGTAGTTATATTATATTGTTCAATTTCTCCAATGGCAGTTTTCGCAAAATCTCCAAACAAAGAAATCAAACCTTTGCAAACAGGCATTCCAGAAATAGAAGTTTCATATTTTCCATTTTCGGGATTGATGGGATAATTGTATTTATAAGGTTTTTCTGTTTTTTTATCCAATAAATCTTTAACTTCTTGAAATTTAAAATTTCCTTCAGCTTTCAAAAACAAATTATTGAATAACAAACTTTTCAACTCCTCATTAATACTTTGTTTTTCGTTATTTACATCAAAATATTTAATGGTATTAATAAACTGCAATGCTCTAAAAATTTCAAAAGCGGGATGCGAAATAGGACAACGTAATTTTGAAGGTTCCAATGTGCATTTCCCAATACTTCCTTTTTGGCTTTTTAAAGGACGCTGCCAAATTATCGCCTTCCAAAGTTTGTTTACAAAATCATCTTTATAAACTTCTTTTTTTATCTTTTCTATAGAGTAACCTTGTTTACTGCATATCAAATTGAACTCATTTTCATATTCCTCACGAAGAGGATACTGATTTCTTGCTCGTCTTCCTTTATATAGAAAATCATTTAGTAAAGCCTCTGCTATAGACCTGTTATTTTCCAAAGAAGCCTTAAAGCCATCTTCAGTACGACGTTCTAACTGCTTTTCAGTTTCTTTGTCCGTTTCTCCAATATCTTTATAGCCTCTTCTTTGCACCAAATGATACAACACCCTACCAAATTCGTGATTTGTCAATTTTCCATCCAATGCTTTTACCCTTAATTCATATGGATTTTTATATTTTTCTCCATTTTCATAAGTGAAATCACAAGCTAACCATTGCAAAAACTTTTTACTTTCAGGAAACTTTCTTTCTTTTCCTTTTTGGTATGAACTCCAATTCAAAACTTCGTTTTTAGCAAGAGGAGCATAATTCTCAGCCAAAACTTTCAACAACTCCCATTTTCTATATTTACGAGCCTTTATCAGATTTCGTTTAGAACGATCTTTCCTTCTATCTTTTGTAGGTGATGTATAACCAGAAGTTCCTTTAGTCATTCCCGTATTAAATGTTACAACTCCTTTTTTATCTTTATCTATAAACCAGCCAGCTGACGAACTTCCAATATCTAGTCCAATTTTTGCCATAATTATTTGTTTTTAAATTTATTTTTATTATATTTGTAACTGAAAGACAATTCACAACAAGGCTATAAGCAGTAGAAAAATTATCTATTCTTAGATATCTAAGCAACTACCTCGGCAGTTGCTATTTTTTTGTTTAAATTTTTTTAAAAAATCATTTTTGAGAAATGTTAAAAATAATAATAATTTATTGAATATCATTACGGTTTTCCGTAAATATCACCTATAAAAATAAAAACATTCAAGGTGGGGCAACTCGCCTTTTTTTATGTCTAAATGTTTCGTGAATTCTTAAAACGAAATCAATTATAAAATTCGAAAGTGCAGTGAATCGTAAAAACTGTAAGAATTGAAAATATTGAAAACTGTATTTGTTAAATAAAAAATTCAGCTCCTGCGGAGCTGAATTTTTGTTATTTATTACTTTCTAAATTGTAGGTGTAAACATTGTAAGTAAGAAGTTGTTGAGCAAAAGATAACCAGTTATAAGATTCGTTTTCTCCTACCACCTAATAATTAAATAGTCCAAAATGACTAAACAATTAAATAAAAGTATATTTATATTCTTTTATTACAATAAAAAGGTATATTTGTACTCTAAAATACTTTCAGAATGAATTATCTTTTAATCAAAGAGATCATAAATTTAGTTGAGGAATTTGAGACTGAAACAAAAAACAATCCTGTTTTTGAAGCATCTATTCATGGTTTTAAAAGCTGGATATCGAAAAATAATAACACTATCGTTACTGAACCCACTTGGGTAGGAAAAGAAACGGGAAGAAGTGCGGAAAGTTATATTAATACTTTGATTGTTCATCTGAACAGATATGCGAAAAGCTATTCCAAGTCTGCCATTATTGGGTCGGGTTTTTCTACGCAGGAAGATTTCATTTATCTTATTAATTTAAAAGCATTTGGCGAAATGTCAAAAATAGATTTAATAAAAAAAAATGTACATGAAAAACCCGTCGGAATGCAGATTATCAATCGTTTGATAAGTCAGGGTTGGATTGAACAACGGAATTCTAAAACGGATAAACGCAGCAAAGTGATTTCCATTACGAAAACAGGTCTTCAATCCTTAGAAAACATTATGGATAAAATACGGCAAGCAACTACCATCGTTACTGGAAATTTATCGCAAAATGAAAAAATGGAATTAATACGCTTACTCGATAAGCTTGATAATTTCCATCAAAACATTTATGATAAAAATATTGAAACAGAGAATTTATTGGAAGAAGCGTTTAAAAATTTAAACAAATGAAAAAAAAGGTAGCTATAATAGGTTCAGGATTTTCAGGATTATCGGCCGCTGCTTATACAGCAAAAGCAGGCTATGAAGTCCATGTGTTTGAAAAGCACAATCAACCTGGGGGTAGAGCAAGACAATTCACCACAGAAGAAGGATTTGTGTTTGACATGGGCCCCAGTTGGTATTGGATGTCTGATATTATGGAAGATTTTTTTGCTGATTTCGGCTACCAAACTTCTGATTTTTTTGATCTGATTTCCTTAAACCCTCAGTTTGAAATGATTTTTTCCGATGAAAAAATGAGTATTCCTGAAAATTTCGAAGAGCTAAAAATCCTGTTTGAAAAAACCGAAAAAGGCGCTGGAGTTCAATTGGAGAAATTTATGCAATCGGCAAAGTACAAATACGAAGTTGGAATGCAGGATTTTGTTACAAAACCTTGCCACAGTTGGTTAGAATTTGTATCGCCTAAAATTGCTAAAAGCGCATTGAAGCTAGATTTACTGACAAATTTTAGAAGCTATGTCGGCAAATATTTTAAAGATGAAAAATTAAGAACGCTGATGGAATTCCCTGTTATTTTCTTAGGTGCTTCGCCCCAAAATATTCCTGCTTTGTATAGTTTGATGAATTATGGCGGTTATGCGTTAGGAACTCATTATCCGATGGGAGGATTTTATCAATTAGTATTAGCGATGCAGCAGGTAGCAGAAAAGCAAGGAGTTATCTTTCACTTTAATAAAACGGTTGAGAAAATCAATACAAACAATAACAAAATAACTTCTTTGCAAATAAACGGTGAAAATATAGCTTTTGATACCGTGATAGCTTCTTCAGATTATCATCACACCGAAACGCTTTTAGATGAAAGTTTAAGAAATTACACACAAAAATATTGGCAGAGTAGAACTTTTGCCCCCTCCAGTTTAATATTCTACTTAGGGATTAACGAAAAAATCCCTCACCTCAAGCATCATACACTATTTTTTGAAAACGATTTAGACGAGCATATTGATTGTATTTATGGAGAAAAAAGATGGCCCAAAAATCCCCTATTCTATGTTTGTTGTCCATCTAAAACAGATGATAGTGTTGCTCCTAAAGGAAAAGAAAACTTGTTTTTGTTGATGCCTTTGGCTATAGACATGCACGACAATAAAGCCATTAGGGAGAAGTATTTGAGAGAGATGCTTTCGAGAATTGAAAAACATACAGGAATTAATGCTTTGGCTTCCAAAATTGAGTACCAGAAAAGTTATTGCGTAAACGACTTTGTGCAAGATTATAATGCCTACGGCGGGAACGCGTATGGCTTGGCAAATACGTTGCATCAAACAGCGGTTTTGAAGCCAAAAATGAAAAATAAAAAGTTGAACAACCTTTTTTATACTGGTCAGTTGACTGTTCCTGGCCCTGGCGTTCCACCATCAATTATTTCGGGGAAGATTGTAGCAAACGAAGCAACCAAATTTAAGAAATGAATAATATGAAACAACTATTTGACGAACTTTCTTACTCAGTAAGTAAGATAACAACGCAGAAATACAGTACGAGTTTTTCTTTGGGAATTTTGGCATTAAAACCTTCGATCCGCAACGCTATTTATGCAATTTATGGCTATGTGAGATTGGCTGATGAAATTGTAGATAGTTTTCATGAATATGATAAAGAAAAATTGCTAAAAAGACTGAGAATGGAAACTCAAAACGCCTTAGAAGAAAAGATCTCACTTAATCCAATTTTACAATCTTTTCAGGAAATAGTGCATAAGTATCATATTGATCCCGTTCTTATCACTCAATTTCTCAATAGTATGGAAATGGATTTACAAAAAATTGATTACAATTCAGAATTGTACCACGACTATATTTTTGGTTCTGCTGAAGTTGTAGGCTTGATGTGTTTACAGGTTTTTACCGAAGGAAAAAAAGAGAAATTTGAAGAGCTAAAACCTTATGCAATGAAATTAGGCTCTGCTTTTCAGAAGATAAATTTTCTAAGAGATCTAAAAGATGATTATCAAATTTTAGGCAGAACCTATTTTCCCAATGTTGATATGGGTGTGTTTGATAATTGCATAAAGTGTCAAATTGAAAAAGAAATAGAAGAAGAATTTAAAGAAGCATTAATTGGCATCAAAAAACTTCCAAATTCGTCTATGTTCGGTGTGTATTTGGCGTATAAGTATTACATCTCCTTGTTTAAAAAAATCAAAAGCAAAACTTCCTCAGAAATATTAAATAAGCGGATTAGAGTGTCCAATTCCCAAAAAGTTTTTGTTGCTTTTAAAAGTTATGTACGTTATAAAGTAGCCATTTTATAATGAAAGTTTTTATATCACTTCTATTGGTTTTTATGATGCTAGTTTCTTATAACAATCCAGATATAAATTTAGTAAGAACAAACTACAGTATAGCCGTTCAGGATAAAAATTTGTGCAAAAGGATGATAGAAGAATTAGAGCAATCAAAAGAAAAATCAGCGGTATATTTAGCCTATCTGGGCGGTTATCAAACGATTTGGGCTCATCATGTTTTTAGTCCGATGAGCAAATTTAGTACTTTTAAGAAAGGAAAGAAAAACATTGAATTAGCGATCAGTAAAGAGCCTGAAAATGTTGAAATTAGATATATCCGGTTTTCGGTTCAGAAAAATTCACCTTCTTTTTTGGGGTACAACAACAACTTAAAAGAAGACAAGGATTTTCTTGTTAAAAACAAAAAAAACATCAATTCAGATTTTCTTCAAAAAAATATTGAAACACTCTTAAAGTAATTAAGTATGAAACATGAATTATACAGAGAGCAACAATTGAATTGTGATTTACAAACCGCTTGGGATTTTTTTTCATCACCGATGAATTTACCAAAAATAACTCCAAAAGATATGGCATTTACCGTGTTATCTGAACAAAAAACAAATAAAATATTTGAAGGAATGATAATCGATTACACTGTTTCACCATTGCTTGGCATTCCCTTGAAATGGAAAACAAGAATTACCGAGGTAATTCCTAATAAGAGTTTTACGGATTTTCAGGAAAAAGGGCCTTACAAATTATGGAACCATCGCCACGAATTTATACCCAACGAAAAAGGTGTGTTAATGATAGATAAAGTCGATTATGAATTGCCTTTCGGACTTTTAGGAAATCTTGCTCACCGTTTATTTGTAAAAAAGAAATTAGATAAGATATTTAATTACCGTTTTCATATTTTAGAAAAACTATTCAACAAAAAATAAAATGGAAATATTAATTGTAATACTTGTTTTTACGCTTATGGAAGGAGCCACTTGGCTTATTCACAAATATATTATGCACGGATTTTTATGGATTTTACACCGAGATCATCATGACCACAGCAACGAAGGTGATTTAGAAAAAAACGATTGGTTTTTTGTCATTTTTGCAGTGCCCACTATTGCGTTGATGTATTTTGGATCATTAGAAAATTTCAATTATTTATTTTTTATAGGGTTGGGTATTATGCTCTACGGAATGGCTTACTTTTTTGTGCATGATATTTTTATTCATCAACGGATAAAGTTTTTCACACACACCAAAATCTCTTATTTTTTAGCACTTCGCAGGGCTCACAAACAACATCACAAACATTTAGGAAAAGAAGAAGGCGAATGTTTTGGATTTTTATATGTGCCTTTTAAGTATTTAAAAATGTATTTAAAATCGGCGAAATCATGATGGCTTATACTTACTCACTCATATTGTTTTTCACGATCATCATTTGTTTTATAGCATCTTTTGACAAAAGAATTCAATTCCATCATCAATTTGGTTCATTCCTAAAAGCTTCCATCATTGTTGCTATTCCTTTTATCGCTTGGGACGTATGGTTTACGGCTCACGGAGTATGGTGGTTTAATACAAATTACACACTTGGAATTTCATTTTTGGGTTTGCCTTTGGAAGAAATTTTATTTTTTATTTTTATTCCGTTTTCTTGCATTTTCACCTATTAC
This genomic stretch from Chryseobacterium sp. POL2 harbors:
- a CDS encoding phytoene/squalene synthase family protein — its product is MKQLFDELSYSVSKITTQKYSTSFSLGILALKPSIRNAIYAIYGYVRLADEIVDSFHEYDKEKLLKRLRMETQNALEEKISLNPILQSFQEIVHKYHIDPVLITQFLNSMEMDLQKIDYNSELYHDYIFGSAEVVGLMCLQVFTEGKKEKFEELKPYAMKLGSAFQKINFLRDLKDDYQILGRTYFPNVDMGVFDNCIKCQIEKEIEEEFKEALIGIKKLPNSSMFGVYLAYKYYISLFKKIKSKTSSEILNKRIRVSNSQKVFVAFKSYVRYKVAIL
- a CDS encoding MarR family winged helix-turn-helix transcriptional regulator, yielding MNYLLIKEIINLVEEFETETKNNPVFEASIHGFKSWISKNNNTIVTEPTWVGKETGRSAESYINTLIVHLNRYAKSYSKSAIIGSGFSTQEDFIYLINLKAFGEMSKIDLIKKNVHEKPVGMQIINRLISQGWIEQRNSKTDKRSKVISITKTGLQSLENIMDKIRQATTIVTGNLSQNEKMELIRLLDKLDNFHQNIYDKNIETENLLEEAFKNLNK
- a CDS encoding SRPBCC family protein, with product MKHELYREQQLNCDLQTAWDFFSSPMNLPKITPKDMAFTVLSEQKTNKIFEGMIIDYTVSPLLGIPLKWKTRITEVIPNKSFTDFQEKGPYKLWNHRHEFIPNEKGVLMIDKVDYELPFGLLGNLAHRLFVKKKLDKIFNYRFHILEKLFNKK
- a CDS encoding phytoene desaturase family protein, which gives rise to MKKKVAIIGSGFSGLSAAAYTAKAGYEVHVFEKHNQPGGRARQFTTEEGFVFDMGPSWYWMSDIMEDFFADFGYQTSDFFDLISLNPQFEMIFSDEKMSIPENFEELKILFEKTEKGAGVQLEKFMQSAKYKYEVGMQDFVTKPCHSWLEFVSPKIAKSALKLDLLTNFRSYVGKYFKDEKLRTLMEFPVIFLGASPQNIPALYSLMNYGGYALGTHYPMGGFYQLVLAMQQVAEKQGVIFHFNKTVEKINTNNNKITSLQINGENIAFDTVIASSDYHHTETLLDESLRNYTQKYWQSRTFAPSSLIFYLGINEKIPHLKHHTLFFENDLDEHIDCIYGEKRWPKNPLFYVCCPSKTDDSVAPKGKENLFLLMPLAIDMHDNKAIREKYLREMLSRIEKHTGINALASKIEYQKSYCVNDFVQDYNAYGGNAYGLANTLHQTAVLKPKMKNKKLNNLFYTGQLTVPGPGVPPSIISGKIVANEATKFKK
- the cas9 gene encoding type II CRISPR RNA-guided endonuclease Cas9 (Cas9, originally named Csn1, is the large, multifunctional signature protein of type II CRISPR/Cas systems. It is well known even to general audiences because its RNA-guided endonuclease activity has made it a popular tool for custom editing of eukaryotic genomes.), giving the protein MAKIGLDIGSSSAGWFIDKDKKGVVTFNTGMTKGTSGYTSPTKDRRKDRSKRNLIKARKYRKWELLKVLAENYAPLAKNEVLNWSSYQKGKERKFPESKKFLQWLACDFTYENGEKYKNPYELRVKALDGKLTNHEFGRVLYHLVQRRGYKDIGETDKETEKQLERRTEDGFKASLENNRSIAEALLNDFLYKGRRARNQYPLREEYENEFNLICSKQGYSIEKIKKEVYKDDFVNKLWKAIIWQRPLKSQKGSIGKCTLEPSKLRCPISHPAFEIFRALQFINTIKYFDVNNEKQSINEELKSLLFNNLFLKAEGNFKFQEVKDLLDKKTEKPYKYNYPINPENGKYETSISGMPVCKGLISLFGDFAKTAIGEIEQYNITTAPKVIKGYSIYDLWHIVFGSNEQYLATFAIEKLQLENVKRKRKDEHYEISPLVELKRKFLQGYADLSIKAINKVIPFLKEGFLYNEAVVLAKIPELLKTDWEASRNTILDCLSDTNKEYKRKQLIATIANNLVDKHKGQTRAMIDGNEDSTFAYKDSSYLLKDDDVKSINEACIAHFGEKTWEKFDDKDNLIRNVGLEYQEYFFDSKRAYRKVPTITEIFKTFLSDKGINLNGELYHHSNRENLYNRNLVTNFKTGEKFLPKDKNTNIEILPIPLIDSIKNAMFNKSMSVVRKLLNKLIINGDIDQDTEVVIELARELNDNNKRIAIEKYQKERADNREKIRRFLQQYKSEENQSLNVEDNIAIFELWSEQIFEETEDENKNIVKNENRIRILKEKEDVKRYELWMEQKGQCMYTGKMISIAQLFSNEIDVEHTIPRSILPDNTMANQTVAFAKYNRDIKEARTPYYCENYSKDTPNGTSISPRLGIWRKLRNYYEIQYNSRKKAKGPEDEAAKNKRIQDKHYYKMHFEYWDDKLSRFEAEEIKDSWARRQLVDTQMVSKYAREYLKLYFKKVAVQKGSVTADFRKIFGFQEQDEIKSRNKHTHHIVDAAVLTMIPTNSSYREEILKEYYSSVENNDKRKLAEVRRKLIPYGFNSQDLIKEIENTTLVVNYRKDKILQQTSKVVRHRGKVQFVKNKDGEYVKDELGNKIVKIAKGDTVRSSLFAQTYIGKIKDVERDENNKAKREDGDWKYKTGKDEFLFVVRKPIADVLSKIEDIVDPVIKELVRAQKNNQVIKDYQGNIIRHVRIKTKSGREVKERLNYQSKYEYKNKFYSEAGSVPYAILVQKIVGDKLEKDLILVPSFEIAKEYKTNHKFDVQNYLRRYDATNKLNYSKWDKAQLLNVGQRVIVLNNDEDFEERKNIEFQKNRLYKITQLADGSIYLKYHLEATEDGDIDKNVKLEKDQIVFEYDKKYNLPDIIEDESINNVVDRKKKFEKDKFSFVGLNDNRLKRLIPFMGIEGVKKLKKELDQFKKQSSFIEVEGSTPLLKMSKENWNYLFEGEDFNMSIDGQITWKNYNP
- a CDS encoding sterol desaturase family protein, encoding MEILIVILVFTLMEGATWLIHKYIMHGFLWILHRDHHDHSNEGDLEKNDWFFVIFAVPTIALMYFGSLENFNYLFFIGLGIMLYGMAYFFVHDIFIHQRIKFFTHTKISYFLALRRAHKQHHKHLGKEEGECFGFLYVPFKYLKMYLKSAKS